A stretch of the Aspergillus puulaauensis MK2 DNA, chromosome 6, nearly complete sequence genome encodes the following:
- a CDS encoding uncharacterized protein (COG:S;~EggNog:ENOG410Q2G7;~InterPro:IPR016181), which yields MACTLIPINLSDPSEEGELQQQRTVCGWDNTPEHIASWREKQEAGLKSFFWITTSTKPTGHSPSDPEIPIRAGHISLDAYAEPADWELANADKTRVTVQTFFILPEHRSSGLGGSAMRQIAALATQEPFGSAQCEYITLNCLSKKHYYDEVLGPLARKIMPICNQEWYERQGYVAWKVEPRYKEVLMDGSTRFFNAAFLRKRVNRS from the coding sequence ATGGCCTGTACTCTCATCCCAATAAACCTATCCGACCCATCCGAGGAAGGGGAGCTCCAACAGCAACGCACCGTCTGCGGCTGGGACAACACACCAGAGCACATCGCTAGCTGGCGCGAAAAGCAAGAAGCCGGCCTCAAGTCCTTCTTCTGGATCACTACATCAACCAAGCCTACGGGCCACTCTCCGAGCGACCCAGAAATACCGATCCGCGCCGGCCACATCTCACTGGACGCCTATGCCGAGCCTGCAGATTGGGAACTCGCGAATGCCGACAAGACGAGAGTGACCGTGCAGACCTTCTTTATTCTCCCGGAACATCGATCATCTGGGCTTGGTGGTTCTGCGATGCGGCAGATCGCGGCCCTGGCGACGCAGGAGCCGTTTGGGAGTGCGCAGTGTGAATATATCACGCTGAATTGTCTGAGCAAGAAGCATTATTATGATGAGGTCTTGGGCCCTCTTGCGCGCAAGATAATGCCGATTTGCAACCAGGAGTGGTATGAGAGGCAGGGGTATGTTGCTTGGAAGGTGGAACCGCGGTATAAGGAGGtcttgatggatgggagcACGCGGTTTTTTAATGCGGCCTTTTTGAGGAAGAGAGTCAACCGAAGTTGA
- a CDS encoding uncharacterized protein (COG:G;~EggNog:ENOG410PF97;~InterPro:IPR005829,IPR005828,IPR003663,IPR036259, IPR020846;~PFAM:PF00083,PF07690;~TransMembrane:12 (i56-73o108-127i139-158o164-184i196-216o228-249i318-335o355-373i380-399o411-432i453-470o482-498i);~go_component: GO:0016020 - membrane [Evidence IEA];~go_component: GO:0016021 - integral component of membrane [Evidence IEA];~go_function: GO:0022857 - transmembrane transporter activity [Evidence IEA];~go_process: GO:0055085 - transmembrane transport [Evidence IEA]), whose protein sequence is MDNKKADQSPASLHAEACNSGDDIERKGDQWHTNTKEAQAANAAEHSLTVRQALRAYPWAVAWSLTISMSIIMEGYDTNLVGNFYAYPEFKKQFGREYAHGYEVPGEWQSALGAGGNAGCIIGAFLNGYLIKHYGFKKVFLGGLFCMCGFIFVSFFGKSVGAQVAGQVLCGIPWGMFATIGPAYSSELLPMALRSYLTAYTNICFAIGQFLSMGVLQSLLNRPDEWSYRIPFAVQWIWPAPLLFIAIFMPESPWWQVRHGQYDAAEKTVQGLMAKTERHNAHQIVAMMIHTDNIESELEAGSSYMDCLKGSNLRRTEIACVTFAGQVLAGSQFAYSGTYFFEQAGMSPDDAYKLALGGTAIAFIGTVLSWFLMKAFGRRSMYLGGMAMMCAYLFIIGILDLVRNTDGVKWAQSSLCIIWLFTFSLTIGPLGWSIAPEVSSTRLRSKTIVLARNTYYIAIVVANVIEPYFMNPTAWNWRGKTGFFWFGTGFVTLVWGFFRLTETKGRTFEELDIMFAAKIPTRKFKRYHVDAYAENLDIKDRARETTAD, encoded by the exons ATGGACAATAAGAAAGCAGATCAATCCCCAGCGTCTCTCCACGCTGAGGCCTGCAATTCCGGCGACGACATTGAAAGGAAAGGAGATCAATGGCACACTAACACAAAAGAAGCCCAGGCAGCTAATGCAGCCGAACACTCTTTGACTGTGCGGCAGGCCCTGCGCGCGTATCCATGGGCAGTCGCGTGGTCGCTCACAATCTCCATGTCAATTATCATGGAAGGGTACGACACCAATCTTGTCGGTAACTTCTACGCCTATCCTGAGTTCAAGAAACAGTTTGGGCGTGAATATGCGCATGGATATGAAGTTCCCGGGGAATGGCAGTCGGCTTTAGGGGCTGGTGGGAATGCAGGGTGCATCATAGGGGCGTTTCTGAACGGGTACCTGATAAAGCATTATGGGTTTAAGAAAGTGTTTCTTGGTGGTTTGTTCTGCATGTGCGGGTTCATATTCGTCTCGTTCTTTGGAAAGTCCGTTGGAGCTCAGGTTGCTGGACAGGTTCTCTGTGG GATACCCTGGGGAATGTTCGCAACGATCGGTCCAGCATACTCCTCGGAACTCCTCCCCATGGCTCTCCGTTCCTATCTTACAGCCTACACAAACATATGCTTCGCCATCGGCCAATTCCTCAGCATGGGCGTCCTGCAAagcctcctcaaccgcccAGACGAATGGTCCTACCGCATCCCCTTCGCCGTGCAATGGATCTGGCCCGCCCCGTTATTATTCATTGCAATCTTCATGCCCGAGTCCCCCTGGTGGCAAGTCCGGCACGGACAATACGACGCTGCCGAGAAAACCGTCCAGGGCCTTATGGCCAAGACTGAACGGCATAACGCGCATCAGATTGTCGCCATGATGATCCATACCGATAACATCGAGTCAGAACTTGAAGCCGGCTCGTCGTATATGGACTGTCTAAAAGGGTCGAATCTGCGGCGTACCGAAATCGCCTGCGTCACCTTCGCGGGTCAGGTTCTTGCCGGGAGCCAGTTCGCGTACTCGGGGACGTATTTCTTTGAACAGGCTGGAATGAGTCCGGATGATGCTTATAAGCTTGCCCTTGGGGGCACGGCGATTGCGTTTATTGGAACAGTGCTCTCGTGGTTCCTTATGAAGGCGTTTGGGAGACGGTCTATGTACCTCGGTGGTATGGCCATGATGTGCGCGTACCTCTTCATCATTGGGATTCTGGACCTGGTAAGGAATACCGACGGGGTGAAATGGGCGCAGTCGTCGTTGTGTATTATCTGGCTGTTCACATTCTCGCTTACCATTGGGCCATTGGGATGGTCCATTGCGCCTGAAGTGTCTTCCACGAGACTGCGTTCGAAGACAATCGTCCTTGCACGGAACACGTACTATATTGCGATTGTTGTGGCGAACGTTATTGAGCCGTATTTCATGAATCCCACGGCCTGGAACTGGAGAGGGAAGACTGGGTTCTTCTGGTTTGGGACCGGGTTTGTGACGCTTGTTTGGGGATTCTTTAGGCTTACAGAGACCAAAGGGAGAACCTTTGAAGAGCTGGATATCATGTTTGCAGCGAAGATCCCGACGAGGAAGTTCAAACGGTATCATGTTGATGCTTATGCGGAGAATctggatatcaaggatcGGGCTAGGGAGACTACGGCAGATTAG